One window of the Cotesia glomerata isolate CgM1 linkage group LG10, MPM_Cglom_v2.3, whole genome shotgun sequence genome contains the following:
- the LOC123272339 gene encoding uncharacterized protein LOC123272339 isoform X2, with protein sequence MKPHIITIVETWLNPDISIALNNYVVIRRDRGLIDEFGRYIRGGGLACFIHKSLKSKILYTSLTSHLNQPEFMIIDVSLETGAHILLSAIYRRPQGDLLDCFFTEFGKLYPHYNNIIITGDLNCNLLKTDRLACHLQSFITDSALFCVPHGPTYHTNGVDSWLGVIIVDSEDKVRNYFKSAAPFVGGHDYLFAEYNLEHPVKCDKLRRYRDFKNCDHVALSQSLNNNLNLNNIVIDSLDPNELTSYFLNVVTNSLDEFAPFSERKISRPKNPWLTKELKNELKHRDAIYKRARRNNDQNLLKYFKTLRSELKAKLNAARDNYFTNILSKKSHDSSIWKKLKQLNIIKPKQSSPLDHFGADELNNFYAATLTKHSSCSREFVHDLVSFAVKRVNCEFEWSRIDIVDVTKSFHLTLSKSAGKSPDGLDLK encoded by the coding sequence ATGAAGCCGCATATCATCACCATTGTGGAAACCTGGCTTAATCCCGATATAAGTATTGCGTTAAATAACTATGTTGTTATTCGGAGAGATAGAGGACTTATCGATGAATTTGGACGTTATATACGCGGTGGTGGTTTGGCTTGCTTTATTCATAAgtctttaaaatcaaaaattctaTACACTTCGTTGACAAGTCACCTAAATCAACCCGAATTCATGATAATCGATGTCTCGCTGGAAACTGGAGCCCATATTTTGCTATCTGCTATTTATAGAAGGCCTCAAGGTGATCTTTTGGATTGCTTCTTCACTGAGTTTGGAAAGTTATATCCACATTACAATAATATCATCATTACTGGAGACTTAAATTGTAATTTGCTCAAAACTGATCGCTTAGCCTGCCATCTTCAGTCCTTCATCACAGACTCTGCACTTTTCTGTGTACCACATGGTCCTACATATCATACAAATGGAGTTGATTCATGGCTAGGTGTTATTATTGTTGACAGTGAAGACAAGGTGAGAAATTACTTTAAATCTGCAGCACCTTTTGTTGGTGGTCATGATTACTTATTTGCAGAGTATAATCTTGAACATCCAGTAAAATGTgataaattaagaagatatCGTGACTTCAAAAATTGTGATCACGTGGCTCTTTCCCAGTCCTTAAATaacaatttgaatttaaataacattgtTATTGACAGCTTGGATCCAAATGAACTCACCTCATACTTCCTGAATGTAGTTACAAACTCTTTGGATGAATTTGCTCCCTTCTCTGAGAGGAAAATAAGCCGTCCAAAAAATCCTTGGTTAACGAAGGAACTAAAAAATGAACTGAAACATCGTGATGCTATCTACAAACGAGCACGTAGAAATAATGATCAAAAccttcttaaatattttaagacATTAAGAAGTGAGCTAAAAGCTAAATTAAACGCTGCacgtgataattattttacaaatattttatcgaaaaaatcgCATGATTCCTCAATATGGAAAAAACTTAAACAACTTAATATAATCAAACCGAAGCAGTCTTCACCGTTGGATCATTTTGGAGCagatgaattaaataatttttatgctGCTACTTTGACAAAGCATTCTTCTTGTAGCAGAGAGTTTGTTCATGATTTAGTGTCATTCGCTGTGAAAAGAGTAAATTGCGAATTTGAGTGGTCCAGGATTGACATTGTTGACGTCACAAAGAGTTTTCATCTCACTCTGTCTAAATCTGCTGGTAAAAGTCCAGATGGGCTAGATCTTAAATAG